Proteins from a genomic interval of Clostridium scatologenes:
- a CDS encoding MAE_28990/MAE_18760 family HEPN-like nuclease yields the protein MAKYTIEKLQDKLDKNISYRKKELTVIKTMVQQSQNNIISTNIRIAIVMLYAHWEGFIKVAAREFLKYLNDMNIYCYDMKENFITLSIKTVIRDCGKSLKTEKYNEITRELMKSRYRLFKVDPSNKLIIDTESNLSYPVLKDILFALGLEYSKYELKKNYINENLIDKRNAIAHGELIEIKSDDFDESKHEFEELYKEIIGLMNLFKEQIMDAAVHKSYLKIS from the coding sequence ATGGCTAAATATACGATTGAAAAATTGCAAGATAAACTTGATAAAAATATATCTTACAGAAAAAAGGAATTAACTGTTATTAAAACTATGGTGCAACAATCACAAAATAATATAATAAGTACAAATATACGAATAGCTATTGTTATGTTGTATGCACATTGGGAAGGATTTATTAAAGTTGCAGCTAGAGAATTTTTAAAATATCTAAATGATATGAATATATATTGTTATGATATGAAAGAAAATTTTATCACATTATCAATTAAAACTGTTATACGTGATTGTGGTAAATCTTTGAAAACAGAAAAATACAATGAAATAACTCGAGAATTAATGAAATCTAGGTACAGATTATTTAAAGTTGATCCTAGTAATAAATTAATAATAGATACTGAATCTAATTTATCATATCCAGTATTAAAGGATATATTATTTGCATTAGGATTAGAATATTCGAAATATGAATTAAAAAAGAATTATATAAATGAAAATTTAATAGATAAGAGGAATGCAATTGCTCATGGCGAATTGATAGAAATAAAAAGTGATGATTTTGATGAAAGTAAACATGAATTTGAAGAATTGTATAAAGAAATTATAGGGTTAATGAATTTATTTAAGGAACAAATAATGGACGCAGCAGTACATAAATCATATTTGAAAATCAGTTAA
- a CDS encoding Eco57I restriction-modification methylase domain-containing protein, which produces MDAIIKQVEELVYRFSKDIEYYKNASLYNEHNCRTEFIDPFLKLLGWDISNRQGKSPQFREVITENYSAETGRPDYSMTLNGVIKFHTEAKKPSVSIETDNSPAFQTRRYGWSSNLRISVLTNFECLIIYDTTIPPKNSDNSNVGAIRKYHYTEYINKFQEISDLISKESIYTGEFENNLDNNCFAICDKGLQLPVDQYFLKSINEWRVKLGNYLYENKGYSVDIINDCIQEFINQIIFIRICEDRKLPLYHKLKEIAEEKEIIGELDKLFREADKKYNSGLFSGEYIIFDLNNQIIRDIIEELYYPKSPYQFNLIKPNILGKIYELFLAEHLILHNDKILLEPKDKSLNRDIVTTPLEIVKYMVERVIEEVCYQKTPKQILELKIGDIACGSGIFLIEIYECLIRYVTEWYINNDRKCISYNGNVEYKLPFKNKKEILEKCIFGIDIDIHAVEVTKFNLLLKLLEDETEPTLRGIDKLLPDLKKNILYGNSLIDLDNINYSKLSESDKEEIVVFDWNKINNGELFDVIIGNPPYVTTRDIKNLLNKKEVKVYKDKYETSKGQYDKYFIFVERAIQKLKDNGHMCYIIPNKFSKIKSGEALRKLLAENKYVKEYIDFGSEQLFKKSNKTVYSSILLLQKVEQEEFNYVEVDNLSKWFSNIDKKELVVESDVLGSLPWALVTEQDEMELINKIYKNSVPLSKEADIYTGIQTSAERPPIYWFSGKEILDETEEIFRIRKFNKEYKIEKSILRRYFKPVLKSEKNLGTYDICSTDKYIIFPYDKNGKLYDIDTMQKVYPNTFYYLKDNYNELKPKQIDKEGRRDVPLATKDTWYQYGRTQALTAFNDRKKLIVGILSKNPMYVYDNNNLLIASGDTAGYCAISEKDKSKYELEYIQAYLTHPYTEKLLSIIGSDFEGGFHSRGKSVLDKVPFKILDFNNKEHNDIYKEVVNKGRRIYEINIELTDVQITKSKKSVLEDEKSYLIKDIEKLITKVYSI; this is translated from the coding sequence ATGGATGCAATAATAAAACAAGTGGAAGAATTAGTTTATAGATTTAGCAAAGATATAGAATATTACAAGAATGCTTCATTATATAATGAACATAATTGTAGGACAGAATTTATAGATCCTTTTTTAAAATTACTTGGCTGGGATATAAGTAATAGACAGGGTAAATCACCTCAATTTAGAGAAGTTATAACGGAAAATTATTCTGCTGAAACTGGAAGACCTGATTATTCAATGACTTTAAATGGAGTTATTAAATTTCATACTGAAGCGAAGAAACCTTCAGTTTCAATTGAAACTGATAATAGTCCAGCTTTTCAAACAAGAAGATATGGATGGTCATCAAACTTAAGAATATCTGTATTAACTAATTTTGAATGTCTAATTATATATGATACAACTATACCACCTAAAAATAGTGATAATTCTAATGTTGGAGCTATAAGAAAATATCATTATACAGAGTACATTAATAAGTTTCAAGAAATATCAGATTTAATATCTAAAGAAAGTATATATACAGGTGAGTTTGAAAATAACTTAGATAATAATTGTTTTGCAATTTGTGATAAAGGATTACAATTACCAGTTGATCAATATTTTTTAAAAAGTATAAATGAATGGAGAGTTAAACTAGGAAATTATTTGTATGAAAATAAAGGATATAGTGTAGATATAATTAATGATTGTATACAAGAATTTATAAATCAGATAATTTTTATAAGAATATGTGAAGATAGAAAGTTACCTTTATATCATAAGTTAAAGGAAATAGCAGAAGAAAAAGAAATCATAGGAGAATTGGACAAGTTATTCAGGGAAGCTGATAAAAAATATAACTCGGGATTATTTAGTGGAGAATATATTATATTTGATCTTAATAATCAAATAATTAGAGATATTATAGAAGAATTATATTATCCAAAGAGCCCATATCAATTCAATTTGATAAAACCTAATATTTTAGGAAAAATATATGAGCTATTTTTAGCAGAACATTTAATTTTACATAATGATAAAATTCTATTAGAACCTAAAGATAAAAGCTTAAATAGAGATATAGTTACAACTCCGTTAGAAATAGTTAAATATATGGTGGAAAGAGTAATAGAAGAGGTTTGCTATCAAAAAACGCCAAAACAGATATTAGAATTAAAGATTGGTGATATTGCTTGTGGTTCTGGAATTTTTCTGATTGAAATTTATGAATGCTTAATTCGATATGTTACTGAATGGTATATAAATAATGATAGAAAATGTATTTCATATAATGGAAATGTCGAGTATAAATTGCCTTTTAAAAATAAAAAAGAAATATTGGAGAAATGTATTTTTGGTATAGATATTGATATACATGCAGTAGAGGTTACTAAATTCAATTTATTGTTAAAGTTACTTGAAGATGAAACAGAACCAACTCTTAGAGGAATAGATAAGTTATTACCAGATTTAAAAAAGAATATATTATATGGGAACTCCTTAATTGATCTAGACAATATTAATTATTCTAAATTAAGTGAAAGTGATAAGGAAGAAATAGTTGTATTTGATTGGAATAAAATAAATAATGGTGAATTATTTGATGTAATAATAGGAAACCCACCATATGTAACAACAAGGGATATTAAGAATTTATTAAATAAAAAAGAAGTTAAAGTATATAAGGATAAATATGAAACATCAAAGGGACAATATGACAAGTATTTTATATTTGTTGAGAGAGCTATTCAGAAACTAAAAGATAATGGACATATGTGTTATATAATACCTAATAAATTTTCTAAAATAAAATCTGGAGAAGCCTTAAGGAAATTGCTAGCAGAAAATAAATATGTTAAAGAGTATATAGATTTTGGTTCAGAGCAATTATTTAAAAAAAGCAATAAAACAGTATACAGTTCCATATTATTACTTCAAAAGGTTGAACAAGAAGAGTTTAACTATGTGGAAGTAGACAATCTTTCAAAATGGTTTTCTAACATAGATAAAAAAGAGTTAGTTGTTGAATCAGATGTTCTAGGAAGTTTACCTTGGGCTTTAGTTACAGAACAAGATGAAATGGAACTAATAAATAAAATATATAAGAATTCAGTACCGTTATCAAAAGAAGCAGATATATATACTGGAATACAAACAAGCGCAGAAAGACCACCTATTTATTGGTTTTCTGGTAAAGAAATACTTGATGAAACAGAGGAGATTTTTAGAATAAGAAAATTTAACAAAGAATATAAAATTGAAAAATCCATTTTAAGAAGATATTTTAAACCTGTACTTAAATCAGAAAAAAATTTAGGAACTTATGATATCTGTTCAACAGATAAATATATAATTTTTCCATATGATAAAAATGGAAAGTTATATGATATAGATACAATGCAAAAAGTATATCCAAATACATTTTATTATTTAAAGGATAACTATAATGAACTAAAACCTAAGCAAATTGATAAAGAAGGAAGAAGAGATGTTCCATTAGCAACTAAAGATACTTGGTATCAGTATGGCAGAACACAAGCGTTAACAGCTTTTAATGATAGAAAGAAACTTATAGTAGGTATTCTTAGTAAAAATCCAATGTATGTATATGATAATAATAATTTATTAATAGCTTCTGGGGATACAGCAGGATATTGTGCTATATCTGAAAAAGATAAGAGTAAGTATGAATTAGAATATATACAAGCATATTTGACACATCCTTATACTGAAAAGTTATTGTCTATAATAGGAAGTGACTTTGAAGGAGGGTTTCATTCACGAGGAAAAAGTGTTTTAGACAAAGTTCCTTTTAAAATATTGGATTTCAATAATAAAGAACACAATGATATATATAAAGAAGTTGTTAATAAGGGCAGAAGAATATATGAAATTAATATTGAATTAACTGATGTACAAATTACAAAAAGTAAAAAATCTGTTTTAGAGGATGAGAAAAGCTATTTAATAAAAGATATTGAAAAATTAATAACCAAAGTATATAGTATATAA
- a CDS encoding class I SAM-dependent methyltransferase — protein sequence MLLREDATTQKLRGAYYTPEKLAEFIVKQFEKDIKSGNIKTILEPSCGDGVFLDELSKNRYIHNVDLILGVEIEKEEAKKAKNKAIENIKIVNDDFISLYDKELKNKKYDLIIGNPPYIRYQYLTDEQRSVQSDILVHNGMKSNKLINAWVCFLVAAVELLNENGNIAFVIPAEILQVAYAEDLRLFLSNMLEKIIIITFQELIFQNIEQEVVVLIGKKNSKRALKSSKISIKQLKNLDCLDSTKLKKVQYQSIEHTKGKWTKYFVEDIHASLIEKIKEDNRFTTLGRMGKVNVGITTGNNDYFSVTKDVVKQYSLQDVVIPLIGRSSHAHGIYFTYEDWQINVNSGKNAYLISFPENIQYENYPQKHKEYIRKGEDDKANTGYKCRIRKRWYIVPSIWVPDAFLLRRNNAFPKFVLNNINAVSTDTMHRIKFNEGINRDKVLLSYYNSISFAFTEINGRSYGGGVLEILPGEASNIVLPDLSEFSLEETKRLLLLIDNTIRNNLSIDALLDEVDKIVLIDFLGISEEICREFRNIWKILMNRRHIRAK from the coding sequence ATGTTATTAAGGGAAGATGCAACTACGCAGAAATTACGGGGAGCATATTATACACCAGAAAAATTAGCTGAATTTATTGTCAAACAATTTGAAAAAGATATAAAAAGTGGAAATATAAAAACTATACTAGAGCCATCATGTGGAGATGGAGTATTTTTAGATGAACTATCTAAGAATAGATATATTCACAATGTTGATTTAATATTGGGAGTAGAAATAGAAAAAGAAGAAGCTAAAAAAGCAAAAAATAAAGCCATAGAAAATATAAAAATAGTTAACGATGATTTTATAAGTTTATACGATAAAGAGTTGAAAAATAAAAAATATGATTTAATAATAGGAAACCCACCATATATTAGGTATCAATATTTAACTGATGAGCAGAGATCTGTTCAATCAGATATATTAGTACACAATGGTATGAAATCTAATAAGCTAATTAATGCATGGGTATGCTTTTTAGTAGCCGCAGTTGAGCTATTAAATGAAAATGGTAACATAGCATTTGTTATTCCAGCAGAGATTCTTCAAGTAGCTTATGCAGAAGATTTAAGATTATTTTTAAGTAATATGTTAGAAAAAATTATTATAATCACTTTTCAAGAATTGATTTTTCAGAATATAGAACAAGAAGTAGTTGTTTTAATTGGAAAAAAGAATAGTAAAAGAGCTTTAAAAAGTTCAAAGATATCAATAAAGCAATTAAAGAATTTAGATTGTTTAGATAGTACAAAGTTAAAAAAAGTTCAATATCAATCTATAGAACATACTAAGGGAAAATGGACTAAATATTTTGTTGAAGATATCCATGCAAGTTTAATTGAAAAAATTAAAGAAGATAACAGATTTACTACATTGGGTAGAATGGGGAAAGTTAATGTTGGAATTACTACGGGAAATAATGATTATTTTTCTGTTACCAAAGATGTTGTGAAACAATACAGTCTTCAAGATGTAGTTATACCTTTAATAGGAAGAAGTTCACATGCACATGGAATTTATTTTACATATGAGGATTGGCAGATTAATGTGAACAGTGGAAAAAATGCTTATTTAATTAGCTTTCCAGAAAATATTCAATATGAAAATTATCCACAGAAGCATAAAGAATATATTAGAAAAGGTGAAGATGATAAGGCTAATACAGGATACAAATGTAGAATACGTAAAAGGTGGTATATAGTACCTTCGATATGGGTTCCAGATGCTTTTTTATTAAGACGTAATAATGCATTTCCTAAGTTTGTATTAAACAACATTAATGCAGTAAGTACAGATACAATGCATAGAATAAAGTTTAATGAAGGTATTAATAGAGATAAAGTTTTATTATCTTATTATAATAGTATTAGTTTTGCATTTACTGAAATAAATGGAAGAAGTTATGGCGGAGGAGTATTAGAAATATTGCCAGGAGAAGCCTCTAATATAGTTTTGCCCGATCTATCGGAATTTAGTTTAGAAGAAACTAAAAGATTGTTGCTACTTATAGATAATACAATTAGAAATAATTTATCTATAGATGCATTATTAGATGAGGTTGATAAAATTGTATTAATAGATTTTTTAGGGATAAGCGAAGAAATTTGTAGAGAGTTTAGAAATATATGGAAGATACTGATGAACCGTAGACATATACGAGCTAAATAA
- a CDS encoding ImmA/IrrE family metallo-endopeptidase, whose amino-acid sequence MCHSSKDSYYTLDKIPQHRIEYITKRVKDFIKDFELKYWPLDCVKLILKIQEEQCLPIHIKSIPNLSHKTDAATVYSREFGNFLIIVNRNKIHYPFEMSKHRRLNFTLAHEIAHIYLKHYELPDKYKTENDLYIEELEADEFAGRILMPESKISTCNFTSLENVAEHFNVSEWAVLKRLSNLKCSHLRFSKTFLVCENCENVEINPNDSYCKICGMFLKNGTRGVTTMKYDDGFKINENTMKVSVCPKCGNSAIGEFDEYCPICGQYLFNECTNDCGGCHTTAPGNARYCPKCGNITTFYNSNLLPNWEPTREALLNKMEFEENLSGTSNTAEDIKDWDTMGFALFLEGYTLLSTLLENSTAKQCGETLVVYVKDTSIKDRILNCKNVGILTSMAKSQFKITVNDIKITALQDFYPVAPEPVPIDDGDIPF is encoded by the coding sequence ATGTGTCATTCTAGTAAAGACAGTTATTATACATTAGATAAAATACCCCAACATAGGATTGAATATATTACTAAAAGGGTAAAAGACTTTATAAAAGATTTTGAATTAAAATATTGGCCCTTAGATTGTGTTAAACTTATACTAAAAATTCAGGAAGAGCAATGTCTACCTATTCATATAAAATCGATTCCAAACTTATCTCATAAAACAGATGCAGCAACAGTATATTCAAGAGAATTCGGCAATTTTTTAATAATTGTTAACAGAAATAAAATTCATTATCCTTTTGAAATGTCCAAGCATCGGAGACTTAATTTCACTTTAGCTCATGAAATAGCTCATATTTATCTAAAACATTATGAACTTCCAGATAAGTACAAAACAGAAAATGATTTATATATAGAAGAACTAGAAGCTGATGAATTTGCAGGTAGAATACTTATGCCTGAAAGTAAAATATCTACCTGCAATTTTACATCTTTAGAAAATGTAGCAGAACACTTTAATGTTTCAGAATGGGCTGTATTAAAAAGGTTAAGTAACCTTAAGTGTTCTCATTTAAGATTTTCTAAAACGTTTTTAGTTTGTGAAAACTGTGAAAATGTAGAAATAAATCCAAATGATTCTTATTGTAAAATTTGTGGAATGTTTTTGAAAAATGGTACCAGGGGGGTAACTACTATGAAATATGATGACGGTTTTAAAATAAATGAAAATACTATGAAAGTTTCTGTTTGTCCTAAATGCGGTAACAGTGCTATTGGGGAATTTGATGAATATTGCCCTATATGTGGACAATATCTATTTAACGAATGTACAAATGATTGTGGGGGCTGCCACACAACAGCTCCTGGTAATGCCCGCTATTGTCCTAAATGTGGAAACATAACTACTTTTTATAATAGTAATTTACTGCCTAACTGGGAGCCAACACGTGAAGCTCTACTAAATAAAATGGAATTTGAAGAAAACCTGAGTGGCACATCAAATACTGCTGAAGATATTAAGGATTGGGATACAATGGGATTTGCATTATTCCTTGAAGGCTATACTTTATTAAGTACTCTTTTAGAAAATTCTACTGCAAAACAATGTGGTGAAACTCTTGTTGTATATGTTAAAGACACTTCAATAAAAGATAGAATTTTAAATTGTAAAAATGTTGGAATTCTAACGTCAATGGCTAAGTCTCAATTTAAAATTACAGTTAATGATATTAAAATTACAGCACTTCAGGATTTTTACCCTGTTGCTCCAGAACCTGTTCCTATTGATGATGGCGATATTCCCTTTTAG
- a CDS encoding helix-turn-helix domain-containing protein, whose translation MKFGEFLKNLRKEKGLSQRQLADLCNISNTEISRIESGERQKPSPNILKAIAPHLGISYGELMTKAGYIEETIDHEKYTELIFRTEDGEFADTLKMAKNIHNKDSELLTIMNRVTSELPNEDITAIKEFANFYLNKNKNK comes from the coding sequence ATGAAATTTGGTGAATTTTTAAAAAATCTTAGAAAAGAAAAAGGACTGTCTCAAAGACAGCTTGCTGATCTTTGTAACATTAGCAATACAGAAATTTCACGTATAGAATCTGGAGAAAGACAAAAGCCATCTCCAAATATACTAAAGGCAATAGCACCCCACCTTGGAATAAGCTACGGTGAATTAATGACTAAAGCAGGTTATATTGAAGAAACAATCGATCATGAAAAATATACTGAACTCATTTTTAGAACTGAAGATGGTGAATTTGCAGATACTCTAAAAATGGCAAAAAATATTCATAATAAAGATTCTGAACTTTTAACTATTATGAATAGAGTTACATCTGAGTTACCTAACGAAGACATAACCGCCATAAAAGAATTTGCAAACTTTTATTTAAATAAAAACAAGAATAAATAA
- a CDS encoding helix-turn-helix transcriptional regulator — MQPNKKYIIDLIHKSNWSQNKFAMKAGVSKTTISRWVNGKRGAGAELIAGIIRAFPNEPINKLFFL, encoded by the coding sequence GTGCAACCTAATAAAAAATATATCATAGATCTCATTCATAAAAGTAATTGGTCACAAAACAAATTTGCCATGAAGGCTGGAGTTTCAAAGACTACAATAAGTAGGTGGGTTAATGGAAAGAGGGGAGCAGGAGCAGAATTAATAGCTGGTATAATTAGGGCTTTTCCTAATGAACCAATAAATAAGCTATTTTTTTTATAA
- a CDS encoding helix-turn-helix transcriptional regulator, protein MKVRNEVLKEKLKKNSWSQNELAIRVGVARGTISRIMNNKRGAGRKVIGGLLRTFPEETIESLFDTKKN, encoded by the coding sequence ATGAAAGTTAGAAATGAAGTTTTAAAGGAAAAACTAAAGAAAAATTCATGGAGTCAAAATGAGCTAGCAATAAGAGTAGGTGTTGCTAGAGGAACAATAAGTAGAATCATGAATAATAAAAGAGGAGCTGGTAGAAAAGTTATAGGAGGACTTCTTAGAACTTTTCCAGAGGAAACAATAGAGTCCTTATTTGATACAAAGAAAAATTAA
- a CDS encoding DUF2800 domain-containing protein produces the protein MPEHALLSASSSHRWLICTPSALLEENFKNESSTFAKEGTDAHALAEYKLKKYLGIKIKKPKSDFDLKELEYYIDIYFDYACELISGSKTRSKDPIILVEQKLDFSSYVPEGFGTGDLVIVADGILDIVDLKYGKGVEVSAVNNPQMMLYAIGALNLFDSLYDIEKVRMTICQPRLDNISTFEITVDELEKWAEDTVKPKAALAIKGEGEFSAGDHCRFCRAIFNCRARADENMKMAKYDFRKGPFLTDDEISEILSGIDELQKWASDVQAYALDKAINENKKWQGFKLVEGRSIRKYSDEAAVSKVLIDAGYTEDSIYSKSLLGITAMEKAIGKKKFKDLLSDLINKPKGKLTLVVERDKRPEINNTAEADFKN, from the coding sequence ATGCCAGAACACGCACTTTTATCAGCTTCCAGTTCTCATAGATGGCTAATATGTACACCTTCCGCTCTTTTAGAAGAAAACTTTAAAAACGAAAGTAGTACTTTTGCAAAAGAAGGTACTGATGCCCATGCATTAGCGGAATATAAGCTAAAAAAGTATCTTGGAATAAAGATTAAAAAACCAAAGAGTGACTTTGACTTAAAAGAACTAGAGTACTATATAGATATTTATTTTGACTATGCTTGTGAACTTATATCAGGATCTAAAACTAGATCAAAAGATCCGATTATTCTTGTAGAGCAGAAACTGGATTTTAGCTCTTATGTACCAGAAGGTTTTGGCACAGGAGATCTTGTTATTGTAGCTGATGGAATACTTGATATTGTAGATTTAAAGTATGGTAAAGGTGTTGAAGTATCTGCAGTTAACAATCCTCAAATGATGTTGTATGCCATAGGAGCTTTGAACTTATTTGACAGTCTTTATGATATTGAAAAGGTAAGAATGACAATTTGTCAGCCAAGACTAGATAATATATCAACTTTTGAAATTACAGTAGATGAACTTGAAAAATGGGCAGAAGATACAGTGAAACCTAAAGCTGCATTAGCAATTAAGGGTGAAGGAGAATTTTCTGCAGGAGATCATTGTAGATTTTGCAGGGCTATATTTAACTGTAGGGCGAGAGCAGATGAAAACATGAAAATGGCAAAATATGATTTTAGGAAAGGACCATTTCTAACTGATGATGAAATATCAGAAATCTTATCTGGCATAGATGAACTTCAAAAATGGGCGTCAGATGTACAAGCTTATGCACTAGATAAAGCTATAAATGAAAATAAGAAGTGGCAAGGTTTTAAATTAGTAGAAGGCAGAAGTATTAGAAAGTATAGTGATGAAGCTGCAGTTTCTAAAGTTTTAATAGATGCAGGATATACAGAAGATAGTATATATTCTAAATCCTTGTTAGGTATTACAGCTATGGAAAAAGCTATAGGTAAAAAGAAATTTAAAGATTTGTTAAGTGACCTAATTAACAAGCCAAAAGGTAAATTGACATTAGTAGTTGAGAGAGATAAAAGACCAGAAATTAATAATACTGCAGAAGCAGATTTTAAAAATTAG
- a CDS encoding DUF2815 family protein produces the protein MKIITGKVRFSYANVWEPKSINGSDPKYSVSLIIPKSDKVTLKKVKEAIDDAKKEGISKLGGKIPANLKTPLREGDVDRVEDEAYENSYFINANSNTKPGIVDKNVQTIIDQSEFYSGCYGRASITFYAYNANGNKGIACGLQNLQKLEDGDPLGGHSRAEDDFDAVEDNFLD, from the coding sequence ATGAAAATTATTACAGGAAAAGTAAGATTTAGTTATGCAAATGTATGGGAGCCTAAGAGTATTAATGGTAGTGATCCAAAGTATTCAGTAAGTTTAATCATACCTAAATCTGATAAAGTTACACTTAAAAAAGTAAAAGAAGCAATTGATGATGCTAAGAAAGAAGGAATATCTAAATTAGGTGGTAAGATACCAGCTAATTTAAAAACACCGCTTAGAGAAGGAGATGTTGATAGAGTAGAGGATGAAGCCTATGAGAACAGCTATTTCATAAATGCAAATAGCAATACAAAGCCAGGAATAGTAGATAAAAATGTACAAACTATAATAGATCAAAGTGAATTCTATAGTGGCTGCTATGGAAGAGCCAGCATTACATTTTATGCTTATAATGCAAATGGAAATAAAGGTATAGCCTGCGGACTTCAAAACCTTCAAAAGTTAGAGGATGGAGATCCACTTGGAGGACACAGTAGGGCAGAAGATGACTTTGATGCAGTAGAAGATAACTTTTTAGATTAA